Proteins from a single region of Microbacterium sp. zg-Y818:
- a CDS encoding SMP-30/gluconolactonase/LRE family protein, whose amino-acid sequence MIHPQDERNEMHEVVQEYAAQQVAVGFSWTECPRWHDGAFYFSDMYAARVIRVDTDGSWSVYADFSDRVGLDGARVVTVGIDFLPDGRLIANSMFERVVLVWDGRQAEVYADLRPFAPGPVNDMVVDADGRAYVTQLGYDIWKGETPVQTPLLLVETDGSVRELREAGPLTAANGITISADGRTVVTAEAPENRLIAFDRASDGTLTAPRVFAELDLLPDGICFDADGAVWVAQPGGGAVIRVVEGGEITARVPVDPERGGRTTACGLGGEGRRTLYVCCGFEVWDFDASVRGAQGSIWVAEVPVGAGQARP is encoded by the coding sequence ATGATCCACCCGCAGGACGAGAGGAACGAGATGCACGAAGTGGTGCAGGAGTACGCGGCACAGCAGGTCGCGGTGGGCTTCAGCTGGACGGAGTGCCCGCGCTGGCACGATGGCGCGTTCTACTTCTCCGACATGTATGCCGCGCGCGTGATCCGCGTCGACACGGACGGCTCGTGGTCGGTCTACGCCGACTTCTCCGACCGCGTGGGTCTGGACGGAGCCCGCGTCGTGACGGTCGGCATCGACTTCCTCCCCGACGGCCGTCTCATCGCGAACTCCATGTTCGAGCGGGTCGTGCTGGTGTGGGACGGCCGGCAGGCAGAGGTGTACGCCGACCTCCGCCCGTTCGCACCCGGTCCCGTCAACGACATGGTCGTCGACGCCGACGGCCGCGCCTACGTCACGCAGCTGGGCTATGACATCTGGAAGGGCGAAACGCCGGTCCAGACCCCCCTCCTCCTCGTCGAAACCGACGGGTCGGTGCGGGAGCTGCGGGAGGCCGGTCCGCTCACGGCGGCCAACGGCATCACGATCAGCGCCGACGGACGCACCGTGGTCACCGCCGAGGCTCCCGAGAACCGGTTGATCGCCTTCGATCGCGCCTCCGACGGTACCCTCACGGCGCCGCGGGTCTTCGCTGAGCTCGACCTGCTGCCCGATGGCATCTGCTTCGACGCCGACGGCGCGGTGTGGGTGGCGCAGCCCGGAGGCGGCGCGGTGATCCGCGTGGTCGAGGGTGGCGAGATCACCGCGCGCGTGCCGGTCGACCCCGAGCGCGGCGGCCGCACCACGGCGTGCGGCCTCGGTGGCGAGGGCCGGCGCACCCTCTACGTCTGCTGCGGCTTCGAGGTGTGGGACTTCGACGCGTCGGTGCGCGGCGCGCAGGGGTCGATCTGGGTCGCAGAGGTGCCCGTCGGGGCAGGCCAGGCGCGCCCGTGA
- a CDS encoding CoA transferase, with product MSASAPLAGLVVIERSRGIAGAFAGRQLVDAGADVVVVRPDAPEWWTEDVSDELRGYLDAGKRVVADGSFAVFADLAACADIVVWECAVPPAAEEIARIGADRALVLITPRGLTGPRAHEPWTEFTLQAEAGSLHLRGDEDRPAVRSGSGETLWLAGAVAATASLAALTLGRASVTDCSLLAVGICATNNFIDVGSSLSGDTPETPRARRRLLPSVEPARDGWVGFNLGSAQNLEDFLVMIDRPELLADERFRSAAGRYDSGGEWNDMVRAWTRTHTVQEILEAASLFRVPVAPVNDGRSILEDPQVVAREFFQPAPDGVGVHPVAPFRLAGERPGRSRAAAATVDAVDLRLAARPARFDASLDGVRVADFGSWWAGALASEVLGAYGAEVVKVESTRRMDGARSMMGALRMKQRPERWWEVSHYFLANNHNKRGVTLDLTQPEGKALADQLIRSSDVLIENYAPRVLEKAGLDWPAVQDLNPRLVMVRMPAYGLTGPRRDQVAYAQTVEQFSGLCARTGYADRPPLNPNGPGDPMGGFNAAFATLAALHAARSRGEGMLVEAALAEGAVVLAAEQAIVYSRTGELLGRDGNHASSAAPQGVYPVSGAPHGIAISMLDDVQWQGFADLARDEAWASDPRFARFDGRRAHREELDGLLASWTTVQDAVTLRDALRALGIPVAFAVDARFTHLDPQVQATRYYEQITHDVAGTLPIPTLPFRVDGIDRWSRTPPPGLGQHNELVLTQVLGLGDADIAGLLEAGVIGTEPARR from the coding sequence ATGAGCGCGTCCGCACCGCTCGCGGGCCTCGTGGTGATCGAGCGTTCGCGCGGCATCGCCGGGGCGTTCGCGGGGCGTCAGTTGGTCGACGCCGGCGCGGACGTCGTCGTGGTGCGACCGGACGCCCCCGAATGGTGGACCGAGGACGTGTCCGATGAACTGCGCGGCTACCTGGATGCCGGCAAGCGCGTGGTGGCGGACGGGTCGTTCGCGGTGTTCGCCGACCTGGCGGCCTGTGCGGACATCGTCGTGTGGGAGTGCGCGGTGCCGCCCGCCGCCGAGGAGATCGCCCGCATCGGCGCCGATCGTGCCCTCGTGCTGATCACCCCCCGTGGATTGACGGGCCCTCGCGCGCACGAGCCGTGGACGGAGTTCACACTGCAGGCGGAGGCGGGATCACTGCACCTGCGCGGCGATGAGGATCGGCCGGCGGTGCGCAGCGGCAGCGGCGAGACGCTGTGGCTCGCGGGCGCCGTGGCGGCCACCGCCTCCCTCGCCGCCCTCACCCTCGGACGCGCGAGCGTCACGGACTGCTCGCTGCTGGCCGTCGGGATCTGCGCCACGAACAACTTCATCGACGTGGGCTCGTCGCTGTCCGGCGACACCCCCGAGACGCCGCGCGCGCGACGACGGCTGCTGCCCTCCGTGGAGCCGGCGCGTGACGGGTGGGTGGGGTTCAACCTGGGTTCGGCGCAGAACCTCGAGGACTTCCTCGTGATGATCGACCGCCCGGAGCTTCTCGCCGACGAGCGGTTCCGCTCCGCCGCGGGCCGCTACGACAGCGGCGGCGAGTGGAACGACATGGTGCGGGCGTGGACGCGGACGCACACCGTGCAGGAGATCCTCGAGGCGGCTAGCCTCTTCCGCGTGCCGGTCGCGCCCGTCAACGACGGCCGATCGATCCTCGAAGACCCGCAGGTCGTGGCGCGCGAGTTCTTCCAGCCGGCGCCCGATGGTGTCGGCGTGCATCCCGTGGCGCCGTTCCGGTTGGCGGGGGAGCGCCCGGGCCGCAGCCGTGCCGCAGCCGCGACCGTCGACGCCGTCGACCTCCGGCTCGCCGCCCGGCCTGCGCGGTTCGACGCGTCGCTGGACGGCGTGCGCGTCGCGGACTTCGGGTCGTGGTGGGCGGGGGCGCTCGCCAGCGAGGTGCTCGGCGCCTACGGCGCGGAGGTCGTCAAGGTCGAATCCACGCGCCGCATGGACGGCGCTCGCTCAATGATGGGCGCGCTGCGCATGAAGCAGCGCCCCGAGCGATGGTGGGAGGTGAGCCACTACTTCCTGGCGAACAACCACAACAAGCGTGGGGTCACCCTCGACCTCACGCAGCCCGAGGGCAAGGCCCTCGCCGATCAGTTGATCCGCTCCAGCGACGTACTCATCGAGAACTACGCCCCGCGCGTGCTCGAGAAGGCCGGGCTCGACTGGCCCGCGGTGCAGGATCTCAACCCGCGCCTGGTCATGGTGCGCATGCCCGCGTACGGGCTGACCGGACCTCGCCGGGATCAGGTGGCGTACGCCCAGACCGTCGAGCAGTTCTCCGGGCTGTGCGCGCGTACCGGGTACGCCGACCGCCCGCCACTGAACCCGAACGGCCCGGGCGACCCGATGGGTGGGTTCAACGCCGCCTTCGCGACGCTGGCCGCATTGCACGCTGCGCGCTCCCGCGGCGAGGGGATGCTGGTCGAGGCCGCCCTCGCCGAGGGTGCCGTCGTCCTCGCCGCCGAGCAGGCCATCGTCTACAGCCGCACCGGCGAACTGCTCGGCCGCGACGGCAACCATGCGTCGTCGGCCGCGCCGCAGGGTGTCTATCCCGTGTCAGGCGCACCCCACGGCATCGCGATCTCGATGCTGGACGATGTCCAGTGGCAGGGCTTCGCCGACCTGGCGCGCGACGAGGCGTGGGCGAGCGACCCGCGCTTCGCCCGGTTCGACGGGCGCCGCGCGCACCGCGAGGAGCTCGACGGACTGCTCGCGTCCTGGACGACCGTCCAGGACGCCGTGACCCTGCGCGACGCGCTCCGCGCGCTCGGCATCCCGGTGGCGTTCGCCGTCGATGCGAGGTTCACCCACCTTGACCCCCAGGTGCAGGCCACGCGCTACTACGAACAGATCACGCACGACGTCGCCGGAACCCTTCCGATCCCCACCCTGCCGTTCCGCGTGGACGGCATCGACCGCTGGTCGCGCACACCCCCGCCCGGGCTCGGTCAGCACAACGAACTCGTGCTGACGCAGGTGCTGGGACTCGGAGACGCCGACATCGCCGGGTTGCTCGAGGCCGGCGTGATCGGCACCGAGCCCGCGCGCCGATGA
- a CDS encoding CaiB/BaiF CoA-transferase family protein — protein sequence MTERSGPLAGIRVIELAAQGPLPLAATLLADNGAEVIRVDRPGGPRRADAASDVFGRSRQTIVLDLKDPRGVDALRELVANADVLLEGFRPGVLERMGLDPADLLAAHPSLVVGRMTGWGQDGPLALAAGHDINYLGLTGLLDAIGEPGRAPVPPLNLVADYGGGGMMLAFGVVCAVLRSRATAVGEIVDAAMIDGAAFLGSLFYGLAERGAWGDRGTNTIDGGAHFYRAYETSDGRWMSVGAIEPIFYAALLAVLGIDPDGAPQRDRTRWPELSATFAALFATRTQAQWVEAFDGVDACVAPVRTLKDAATHPHLAARGVLTRVDGHVQPAPVPRYASGVLDEPEAARPPGADTRRVLSGLGLSDERIDELVAAGVAGDAQEVGADV from the coding sequence GTGACCGAGCGCTCCGGCCCGCTTGCGGGCATCCGTGTGATCGAACTCGCCGCGCAGGGCCCGCTGCCGCTCGCGGCGACGCTCCTCGCGGACAACGGGGCCGAGGTGATCCGCGTCGACCGCCCCGGTGGTCCGCGGCGGGCCGACGCGGCATCCGACGTCTTCGGTCGTTCGCGGCAGACGATCGTGCTCGATCTCAAGGATCCGCGCGGCGTCGACGCGCTGCGCGAACTCGTGGCGAACGCCGACGTGCTGCTCGAGGGGTTTCGACCCGGTGTGCTGGAGCGGATGGGGCTCGACCCCGCCGACCTCCTCGCCGCCCACCCGTCGCTCGTGGTCGGCCGGATGACCGGGTGGGGACAGGACGGGCCGCTGGCGCTCGCGGCCGGCCATGACATCAACTACCTCGGTCTCACCGGCCTGCTCGACGCCATCGGCGAACCGGGACGCGCGCCGGTGCCGCCGCTGAACCTCGTCGCCGACTACGGTGGGGGCGGGATGATGCTCGCGTTCGGCGTCGTGTGCGCGGTGCTGCGGTCTCGTGCGACCGCGGTCGGCGAGATCGTCGACGCGGCCATGATCGACGGCGCCGCCTTCCTCGGCTCGCTCTTCTACGGCCTCGCGGAACGCGGCGCGTGGGGCGACCGGGGCACGAACACGATCGACGGCGGCGCGCATTTCTACCGCGCCTACGAGACATCCGACGGCCGGTGGATGTCGGTCGGCGCGATCGAGCCCATCTTCTACGCTGCCCTCCTGGCGGTGCTCGGCATCGATCCCGACGGTGCCCCGCAACGCGACAGAACCCGCTGGCCCGAGCTGTCGGCGACCTTCGCCGCGCTGTTCGCGACGCGCACGCAGGCGCAGTGGGTCGAGGCGTTCGACGGCGTCGACGCGTGCGTGGCGCCGGTGAGAACGCTGAAAGACGCGGCGACCCACCCGCATCTGGCGGCCCGCGGGGTGCTCACCCGCGTGGACGGACACGTGCAGCCCGCGCCCGTTCCGCGGTACGCCAGCGGGGTGCTGGACGAGCCGGAAGCGGCGCGCCCGCCGGGTGCGGACACCCGAAGGGTGCTGTCCGGATTGGGGTTGAGCGACGAGCGCATCGATGAACTGGTCGCGGCGGGCGTCGCGGGCGACGCCCAGGAGGTGGGTGCGGATGTCTGA